The segment TCCTTCAATAATTTGATGAAGACCGATTTTCGGGCGACTTCATACCACAGTTCACAAAAGTAAAATTGTCGGAACTTTCTGCTCAGGAAGAGACGGAAAAAAATCGGCAAGGGAGACTCGCATGTACGAGCGATTCACAGATCGAGCCCGAAAAGTGATGCAGTTGGCAAATCAGGAAGCCCAACGCTTTAATCACGAATACATCGGGACAGAACACATCCTGTTGGGTCTCGTTAAGGAAGGTTCCGGGGTTGCAGCCAACGTGCTGAAGAACCTCGACGCTGACCTCCGCAAAATTCGGCTGGAAGTCGAAAAAATTGTCCAGTCGGGACCTGACATGGTCACCATGGGCAAACTGCCTCAGACACCGCGTGCCAAAAAAGTAATTGAGTACGCAATGGAAGAGGCCCGTAACCTGAATCATAATTATGTCGGAACCGAACATCTGTTACTCGGTCTGCTACGGGAACAGGAAGGGGTGGCGGCTCAGGTTTTGATGAACCTTGGCCTGAAACTCGAAGATGTTCGCGAAGAAGTTCTCAACCTGCTGGGACACGGACTCGAAGTGTCCGAAACCAGCGAACGGGGAACGGCACAGGGAACCTCCAGCAAAGCGGGTAAGAGCAAAACTCCGGCACTCGACAGCTTTGGTCGCGACCTGACCGAACTGGCGCGCCAGCAGAAACTCGACCCGGTCATTGGTCGTTCTCATGAAATCGAACGCGTCATTCAGATTCTCTGCCGACGTCAGAAAAATAACCCGGTCCTCCTGGGGGAAGCGGGTGTCGGTAAAACGGCCATCGTCGAAGGCTTCGCCCAGATGGTGATCGATAACTCCGTTCCGGAAATCCTGCGGGATAAACGGATCGTGGTTCTCGACCTCGCGATGATGGTTGCCGGTACCAAATACCGCGGTCAGTTCGAAGAGCGTATTAAAGCGGTCATGAACGAAGTCCGTCGTGCCAAAAACACGATCCTGTTCATCGATGAACTTCACACTCTGGTTGGTGCCGGTGGTGCAGAAGGAGCGATCGATGCTTCTAACGTGCTGAAGCCAGCTCTCTCTCGAGGCGAGCTGCAGTGTATCGGTGCGACGACGCTCGACGAGTACCGTAAATACATCGAGAAAGATAACGCTCTGGAACGCCGATTCCAGAAAGTCAGCGTTGATCCTCCGAGTGAGGTTCAGACTGTGGAAATCCTCAAAGGTCTTCGTGACCGCTACGAGGAACATCACCGCGTACAAATTACTGACGACGCCTTGGAAAAAGCGGTCGAACTTTCGTGCCGTTACGTCACGGGGCGTTGTCTCCCGGACAAGGCGATCGACGTCATCGACGAAGCGGGTGCCCGTATTCGCCTCAAATCCATGGTCCGTCCTCCCGATCTCAACGAACTCGAAGAAGAGATCGAACGTCTGAATCAGGCGAAAGAAGAGGCCGTCGCCAACCAGGACTTCGAAAAAGCAGCCAGCTTGCGTGATCAGGCTGACAAACTGAAGAAGAAAAAAGAAACTCTGACCCAGGAATGGCGTGAGAAATCGAAAGAGACCGATGGTGTCGTTGACGCCGAGGTTGTCGCGGAAGTTGTCGCTAAGATGACTGGTATTCCGTTGACTCGACTCTCCAGCGAGGAAGCCGTCCGTCTACTCCGTATGGAAGACGAGCTGCACAAGAAAGTCATCAGTCAGGACGAAGCGATCAAACAGATCTCCAAAGCGGTTCGCCGTAGCCGGAGTGGTCTGAAAGATCCTAAACGTCCGACCGGTTGCTTCCTGTTCTCTGGTCCAACCGGGGTTGGTAAAACCTTACTGGCGAAAACTCTGGCCGACTTCATGTTCGGTGACGAGGATGCCCTGATTCAGATTGACATGTCCGAGTACATGGAGAAGCACAACGTCAGCCGTCTGATTGGTGCTCCTCCGGGCTACGTCGGTTTTGAAGAAGGTGGTCAGCTCACTGAGAAGATTCGCCGTCGTCCTTACGCGGTTGTCCTGCTCGACGAAATCGAAAAGGCTCACCCGGACGTCTTCAACATGCTCCTGCAGATCATGGAAGAAGGTCACCTGACGGATAGCTTCGGCCGGAAGATCGACTTCAAGAACGTCGTCCTGATTATGACGACGAATGCCGGTGCAGAAGTAATCCATCAGGGCGACGTCTTCGGATTCGCCAAACAGGATGAAGACACGAGCTACGAGAAGATGAAAGAACGTCTGATGCACGTCATCGAGAAAGAATTCAAACCTGAATTCCTCGGACGTCTGGACGAAGTCGTCGTCTTCCAGCGGTTGACTCGCGATCACCTCAAGAAGATCGTCGATATCGAACTGGACAAAGTCTTCAAACGTCTGGCCGAACGTGGTTTGAATCTGCATATGACGGACGACGCCCGCGAGTTCATTATCGACAAAGGGGGAGACGTCGACTACGGTGCTCGACCACTTCGTCGTTCGGTTGAAAACTACATCGAAGATCCGCTCTCCGAAGAACTGCTCCGCGGTACCTTCGAAGGGAAGAACGCGATCAACGTCACCGTTGTAGAAGTGGGCGACACGAAACGCCTCGAATTTACCGGTTCCCTCGAAGATGAGCCCGAACTTGCCACGGTAGGTACGAGCGAAGATAAAACCGAAGACTCCAGCAAAGAGACCGCCGAATAAGCGAACTTGCTGCGTCAATCAATAACGAAGCCCCTGTCCGACTTAGTTGGATAGGGGCTTTTTTTTGTGTTTGGAAGAGAACCACGAAAGAAACGAAACAACACGATAGAGAGTGCTTCTTAAGTCTGGTTAGCCCGGACAATCACGAAGTGTTGTCCGGGTCGCGAAGCGACAAGCGGTGCACGACGATTAGAAGTTTCTACCTCGCGACTTACCTTCTCGTTCAGAATCATTATCCAAACGGAGCCATCGCGGAAACCTTAAAATAAAATGTTTCCCTGTTAGTCAACAGGTCTGATGCCTGTAGCCTGCCACATCCAATGTGTTTTACAATATTCTTGTGATTATGGTGGAGCACTTTTATTAGTCGAAGACCTGAGAAAGAGACAATCTACTTATGAGATACTGGATTTTAGCGACTGTCATTATCGTTGGGTTTAACAATACCTCTCAAAGTGCGGAGCCTGTCGAGATTGGTAGTCGACTGGAGCTGTTCGTCGATGATCACCTTGTGGAATCCACTGAGGGAGATATTCAACAGGTCGTACAGAATCCTGAACCTAAGGAAGTCGTGTATGTTCATGATCAAGTCTGGGGCGGGAACATTTGCGCTTACTACACGGTATTTCAGGACGGTGAGACTTACCGTATGTACTTTCGATCGGCGCAATACACGAAAGATAAACCCTCCGATCCCAGCTGGGCGTTCGCGGTCTGTGCGGTAAGTGAAGATGGCGTTCATTGGACGGATCCCAATCTGGGAATGGTCACCTGGAGAGGAAGTGATGAAAACAACATTCTTCGTTTCGAAGATGGGTTCAAGGGGAACGCGTATCACAACTTCACCGTGTTTCGAGACAACAATCCGGCAACCTTGCCAGAAGCCCGCTACAAAGGAGTTGGTGGGCTCGGGCATGGTCTACTGGGATATCAGTCACCCGATGCCATTCATTGGGAGAAAGTTCAGGAGAAGCCGATCATCACGAATGGAAAATTCGATTCGCAAAATCTGGTTTTCTGGGACTCCGATCGAAATGAGTACCGGGCCTACTGGAGATATTCCCCTGATGGCAAACTTCGATTGATCCGCACGGCGACTTCCCCAGACTTTCTTACTTGGGAGAACGAACACAACGTGACATTCACGGAGGGGTTGGAACAAAATAACCTCTACACCAGTGCTGTCCAGAAATACTTTCGCGCTCCTCACCTGTTCATTGCTTTCCCGACGAAATTCTTTCCTGAGACGGAACAGGTTGAGCCCATCTTTATGTCCAGTCGCGATGGCGTCCAATTTCACCCTCTTACCGGCGCTGTCATTCCTCGTTCCGCCCCCAAGGATCGCGATTTGAATCGCAGTAACTACATGGCATGGGGGATGGTTCAACTACCAGGTCAGCCCAATGAGATCTCGGTTTACGGAACAGAGAATTATTTTCAGTCCACGCCAAGTCGAGTTCGTCGCTTTGTGTTTCGCCTGGATGGATTTGTCGCTCTGCATGGTGGAGAAGCTGGCGGCCAACTGCTCACCAAGCCGTTACAGTACACGGGCAAGAAGCTTCTTTTAAATTCAGTGGTCCCCGAGGGAGGTACACTTGAAGTCGAAGTCCTGGACCAATCTGGATCCGTGGTGGGTGTTTCAAACCCGATTGTTGGCGACTCGATCGACGCAGCCGTCAGTTGGAAACAGGATCCCCAACTGAGCGAAGGCATTGTCCAACTCCGCTTCAACATCACAAACGCAGACGTCTTCTCTTTCCGCTTCAATTGATCAACTAAGTCATTTTCTCACAATAGGAATTAGATGGTCATCAAAACGCCCGGCGGGCTCTGCTGGGCGGAGCTGGGTGAGAATCTCTGCTCCCGTCTTACGACACAAGTGTGAGCATCATACTACGTCAATAGAAGCCATCGCCTTCTTGTGTACATGCCCATCGATTTCCGTTACCGTAGAAGCGTGACAAGTTCCCTCCTTTTGTCTGCTTGAGATTGGTGAAATGGAATCGACTCCCTCTTATGCACGCATTCAGACGTTCTGTCTGGCCGTGATTGCTGCTGCCGTAATGATATACATGGTGTTCTGGCTCAGACCGGTACTGGTTCCGTTTGTGGTTGCTCTGTTCGTCGTCAGTGGCATTACGCCAATCCTGGAAGGTCTCGAAAAACGACTTGGTGTGAATCGAGTCATCGCCGCCGGAATCACCTTCCTGTTGGGGCTGGTTGTTATGGGCGCGCTGGGTCTTTGTATCTGGCTGTCTGTTTTGCAGATGGCCGAAAAAGGGACAGCCTACCGGGAACGTGTTCGGGATTTGGTGACCAAGGCACAAGTTGAACTGGACGGATTACTCAATAGATCTCCGTTTGGAAGTAAGACTGACGCTGAGAACCCCGAAGACATGGCATTGGTCGAGAGTGACGGGCCCGCGGGGACGATACCAGCGGGGGCGATACCAGCGGGGGCGATACCAGTGGGAACTTCTGATTCTGGATCCGGCACCGATGATCGGATGGACAAAATGCGGGAAGCGATCGATAGTTCGTTACGAACAATACTCTCCCAGTTGTCGTCGGAATTATTCGCACTGGTGACGACCAGTATCGTGGTGTTGATTTATGTTTTCTTTCTGTTGCTGGGCTCTGTCGGGGCGTCGAAGACTTCGGACTCATTCAGCCAGATCGATAATCAGGTTCGCAGTTATCTTTCGCTGAAGACGACGATTTCGATTATCACTGGAGGCATCTTTGGGATGACGCTCTGGTTGTTCGGCGTACCGATGGCATTGACTTTCGGGTTGCTCACATTTTTGCTGAACTTCATTCCCAACGTCGGACCGATCGTAGCGACGTTATTACCGCTGCCGTTTATTATTCTCAGTCCGGACGGTTCTCTCGAATGGATGCTCTCCGCCATCGCGGCGATCGCCGTGATTCAGGTGATCAGCGGGAACGTGGTCGAACCGAAAATTATGGGGTCGTCCTCCGACTTGCACCCGGTAGTAATCCTGCTCGCCCTGATGTTCTGGGGCATGATGTGGGGGATCACCGGTATGTTCCTGGCGACACCCATTACCGCGGGACTGAAGATCGTTTTTGAGCGGTTCGACTCGACGAAGCCGATTGCTGCGGTTCTGGCCGGACGATGGGATGCCGTAATGCCAAAGACCACAAGCACTGTTTAATCCAGTTGAAAATGCCAGGGACAAGTTGTTTACGCGCCGCCGCGGCTTTCTCTCAGGAGTCGATTTCCCAAGTCTTCTTCGTAGCGAACTCTGGGGACGGGGACATCAATGCTGTGCGCCAGCTTTTCGATATTGCGCAGGAGAAGTTGCCGGGAATGGACTTCGATTTGCCGTTCGTTCTGAAGTTCTCCCAACAGGACGGTGACCGTCTCTCGGGTACTTCCAATAATGCTGGCGAGATCCTGATGGGCAAGTTTGATGGTGATCAGCACTCCATCGGCCGTTTGACGACCATATTTCTCGGTCAATTCCAATAGCAGGTGTATGAGTCGATCCCGATTGGAGCGGAAGAGGAGCGATTTCAAGCGGCGTTCGATTCGTCGCCGGCGAAGTCCGAGAAGTTTGGTGACGCCCAGAGAGACTGACGCATGCTCTTCAGCCAGTTGTCGGAGTGCTTCGCTCGGAATCATGATGACAGACGAACTGACCATCGCTTCTGCGAATTCTTCGCGAGGGTTGTCGTCGAGAGCGGCGAGTTCACCGAAAATCTCTCCTGGTTCCATCAGCGAGAGGACGGCTTGTTTGCCTTCGCTGGTGATGTGATAGATTTTGATGCGACCGCTGGCAACCATCAGGACGGAGTTACCCGCATCGGTAGGAAGATAAATCAGTTCACCCCGTTTGAATGGACGAACTTTCGATGTCTCTTCCAACCGCTTGATCTGTTCTTTGGTTAACCGTTCGAACAGTTCGCAATGATTGAGCGACCAGTATTTTTCAGCCATGCTGCTGTTACTCGCGGGCGATTCCCGGTGATCAGAGGGGGAAAGTTCCCCTCCCGTTATTCTCTGAGAATAGCCTTCGGCGATACCAGCGGCAAGGGGTGGACCTGATTCCGTACTCCTGTCTGGGGGGCAATTTATTCTTCAGGATCGAAACAGGGAGGGGGATTGGTTATAACAGGGTGAATAGGAATGATAAGAAAACAGTAGATGGAACTCGATTCAATACGGCTTGCCTGTGAGGAAACTGTTCATGTTGCTCGGAAAACGCGTCTTTATTCGACGGAACTCACTGAAATCACCTGTAACAAAACTACTGTTAACTGTTTCACTAACTCTGATTTTCCTGGCGGCCCTGGCACCCGGAATAATGGTTGCAGCGGAACCAATCGAACTGGAAAACCGCAGAGAGCTGTTTATCGACGACTTTCTGATCGGAGAGTTGAAAGGGACCGCAGAGCAGGAGCTTCATCAGCCAGAAATCCAGGAGATTGTCCTCAAGCACGACGCTCCCTGGGAAGGGTCTGGCAGCGGATACCACAGTATCTTCAAAGATGGCGACATCTACCGAATGTATTACAAAGCGTGGCACCTGGAGGTAACCGACAAAGGACTGAATACCGGTAAGCATCCACTTTACTGCTGTTATGCCGAAAGCCGTGACGGGATTCACTGGGAAAAACCGAATTTGGGCATCTGCGAATTCAACGGTTCTAAAGAGAACAACATTATTCTGTACCCGGGACAGTTTCCCGAAGTGAATGCGGATCCGGGTCACCCCGCCATTTTCAAAGATACCAATCCCGATTGTCCTCCGGAGTCTCGATACAAGGCGATCATTCGCTCCAGCAAACCGCATGGGTTGCTCGCGTTTCATTCTGCGGATGGGATTCATTTTGAACCGATGCAAAATGAACCTGTAATTACGGAGGGAGCCTTCGACTCGCAGAACCTGGCTTTCTGGGATACGGAGGCGAATGTTTATCGTGCCTACTGGCGTGTTTTTACTGGCGGTGTCACAGACGGAGATAACTGGAAACCTTCCGGCGATCGCGCGATTCGCACCGCCACTTCGAAAGATTTTCTGAACTGGGGGCCTTTCGAAGATCTTACCTATGAAGATTCACCCAGCGAAGAACTTTATACCAATCAGATTAAACCTTACGACCGGGCCCCTCATTTGTTGCTTGGTTTCCCCGCACGCTATGTCGAGCGGGGATGGTCGCCCGCGATGGAACAACTTCCCGAGACGGAGCAGCGCCACTTACGATCGAAATCGTCGGATCGTTATGGCATGGCCCTTTCGGAAGGGCTGCTTATGGCCAGTCGAAACGGAACCCATTTCAAACGTTGGAACGAAGCCTTCCTGCCCCCCGGTCGAGAACGCAAGGGGACCTGGCAATACGGTCACCAGTATATTGGTTGGCATCTGGTCGAAACGAAGTCGACCGTCGATGACTCGTTGAGCGAACTCTCGCTGTATTCGACAGAAAGCTATTGGACGGAACCGGGCAGTGAAGTGCGTCGTTACTCGCTGCGACCAGACGGGTTTGTCTCGATCTCAGCAGACAGAGAAGGGGGCGAACTGCTGACGCCGCCGATTACGTTTACGGGGACTGAGCTTTCACTGAATCTGGCGACCAGTGCCGTTGGTAGCGTTCAGGTCGAAATGCAGGATGCCAATGGAAAGCCGCTGTCCGGATTCTCGCTTCAGGAATGTGACGTGCTCTTTGGTGACAGTATCGACAAAACGGTGAGCTGGAAGGGCAGCAGCGATCTAGGGACGCTTTCCAGCCAGCCCGTTCGACTCCGATTTGTGATGAACGATGCCGATCTGTACTCCCTGCACTTTCGGAAATCCGACAAGTAAAGAGATTCCATGTCTGGGCTGCTCCGTACCTAAAGAACGCTGCGGAGTGGCTGAAAACCAGGTTTCGTGTTGAAGAATTCGGCTGGAACGTGGCGAATGTTCAGGCAGAGATTCACTGATTCAATGCAGAAAATGAACGATATTTGCAAGTTGGTTCAGGAAAGCCAAATTCGGAAAATCAATAGTAGGATTTACCCTCTAGGGTGAGTACACTAAAGGCGTTACATGGGTAAAAGGACAGTTGTTAATTATCTTAATTGATCGGCTCCCTTTCCAAACGACGTGGTGATGAGTCACTTGCGTTCCAGTTCTCATGTTCGCCCATTCTGTCCTGCAGTTCGGGTGAAAATAGCGAGTACAGCAGTTGGTTTTCATGGAGGACATGGAACGGAACCACTGCTACGATTCGGTAGCAGATCGAGGGATCTCTCTTCTGCAATTACTCGATTCTATGTTTGAGCCACGCGCAGGCTCCGCGTTCCACCTTCGTGTCTCCTCCAATTAGCTCCCTGCCGACGGTTGCCTGCCGTCTCTCCTTCCAGACCATTGCCATGGTCGAATTGCAGGCTCCCCGGTCGATCAGTTTGAACCCACTGTGGTATTGATGGGCTGGAACCTGTTTCCAGCCGGAATGACTTATGTCCCTCACTCAGAATTATGAACTCCGGCATACGGCTCCCACGCAAGATTACGCTGCGGCGAGATCGACACGTGTTGGCTTTGAGTTTCTCATGTTACTCGGCCCATGCATGCTATTCGGTGCGATTCCGTTCCAATGGAGCGCAGGAATTCCGGTCGGCGACTTTAGTGTCTCACCATTTCACGTGGCTGCTCTGTACTGTTTTATTGTCTTCCTGGCAGACTTAAGGCATGTGCAGGCCCTGATGATGATCGTCAAGCAAACGCTGTTAACTCAATTGAGTATCGTGGGGTATCTGTTCATTCTCGCTCTGTCAATCATGTGGTCCCCCAACGAGATCGTAGGAATTGCCATTACAGTTAAGTATGTATTGATATATATGCTTTCATTGACGGTGGCCGCCATCATCAAAACCAGAAGACAGCAATTTACGATTTCCATGGCTTATGTGGCGATTCCGCTATCCATTCTCTGCTTCTTTTTGAATGCCTGTTTCGTATTTCATCTGGAAGGACAAAACTTCCCACTCGAAGTATTCGAAGGACTTAAGACGGGAAGCTTGGATCACCTGTTGCATCATGTGGTGAATCCGTTATTGATGCAGACGGAAAGTGTGGAAGCCGCCGAGATCAATAACATCAAACTTGTCGCGAAGAATTCGTTCGCCGCCGGTTTGTTTACCCTCTTTTGTGTTGCGCGAATGGCGCCTAAAATTCGCACCAAATCAACAATCTATCGGATGTTGCGAATCGGTCGATTTCTGCTGTTGCTGTTTTTCCTGGCGTCTATACTGCTATTGGGATCAAGAATGGCGTTGGCCGCGGCTGTTTTCTGTCTGGTGACGGAGTCGATTGTCGATTCCTCCCGCGGATTCAAAGGGGTGATGCGAGTCGCCTTTACGCTGGCCCTTGTCTGCACTCTTATTACGGTGGCGATTCTTTCATCGGATGATAATCGACTCGTCTCTGGAGTGAACGAAATTAGTATCGGTCGCTTTGAGCAGATCGGTAGTGATTCCCGCTGGAACAACTATAAAATGGCGGTTTACGAGTCCCAGGATGACATCATGTATGGCAAGGGAGTCGGTGCCTATCTGCCCGACCGAAAACGAGTCCACAACAATTTCCTGGGGGGAGCTTATGAGGCCGGACTGTTCGGTTTTCTAACCATCACCGCCATTTACGTGCTACTCTGGTTCGATGCGTTACGCTCTCTGATGATCCGTATGAGGATTCACCGCAGGCTGGCTAACGCCGAACTCTGGTCGCTGCTGGTCTTGATCATGCCGCTGGCTCACTGCTTGATTGCGGGTGACAGTGGACGCTTCACGAACGCAGAGTGGTTGTGTATCGCCCTCTTCTGGGCCTTCCATCTGGATTACAAAGCCGATCCTGGTCCCAGCGAGAATGAACTGGTCAATCGAATTGCTAAACCTGCTTAACGTAATTTAGATATCGTAATAAGCAGTGAATTCCCATGGGTGCGGTCGCTGGCGAAGAGCTTCAATTTCTCGAGTACTCTTGTACCAGATCCAGGTATCGATGACGTCTTCCGTAAAGACATCTCCCTTCAGCAGGAACGCATGGTCTTCCCGTAGCGCTTCCAAGGAAGCATTTAATGAACGGGGAACTTTGGCGACGGTATCGAGTTCCTCTGCGGCCAGATCGTAGATGTCTTTATCGAGAGGTGCCCCCGGATCGATTTTGTTTTGTATGCCATCCAATGCTGCCATCAGAACCGCCGACATTGCGAGATATGGATTGGCGGATGGGTCGGGACAACGGAACTCGAATCGTTTGTTGTTTGGATTCGGGCTATGCACCGGAATTCGGATGGCGGCAGACCGATTACGATAGCTGTAAGTCAGATTGATAGGCGCTTCGAATCCGGGGATCAATCGTTTGTAGCTGTTGGTGGTCGGACAACAAAACGCGAGGAGGGCTGGAGCATGTTTCAGAATACCGCCCATCGCGTAAACCGCCATGTCGGAAAGTCCACCGTAGCCGGAGCCAGCGAACAGGGACTCCCCTTCTTTCCACAGTGAAAGATGCAGGTGCAGACCCGAGCCATTGTCGTTCCATAATGGTTTGGGCATGAAGGTCGCCGTCTTTCCATGTTGAACGGCGACGTTCTTGGCGATGTATTTGTATTTCAGAATGTTGTCCGCGGTCTCCAGTAGCGGACGGTATTTCATATCGATTTCGCATTGCCCGGCAGTCGCCACTTCATGATGCTGCGCTTCAACGTCGACACCGCACTCCATCAATATCAGCATGATCTCCGTTCGAAGATCCTGCAGCGTGTCCGCAGGAGGGACAGGAAAATAACCTTCCTTATACCGAATTCGATACCCGGCATTAGGAACGGATTCTGCCTTGCCCCGGTTCCATTGGCCTTCCACGCTGTCGACATGGTAGTAGGATTCATGTTCGTTCTGATCAAACCGCACGCTGTCAAAGACAAAAAACTCGGCTTCCGGGCCAAAGTTCGCCGTGTCCGCAAGGCCGGTCGACTGCATGTACTTTTCGGCTTTGCGGGCGACGTTTCGTGGATCTTTGTCGTAGTCTTCGCGTGTGATGGGATCCTGAATATTACAGAACAGGCAGAGCGTTCGATTCATAAACGGGTCGACAAACGCGGTTCCCGCTTCCGGAACGACTAGCATGTCGCTCTCATTAATTGCCTGCCAGCCATACATCGACGAACCATCGAATCCGAAGCCAACCTCGAAGCTCTCTTCCGTCAAAGCTTTGACCGGAATCGTAAAATGCTTCTGCGTACCGGGAAAGTCCATGAAACGGAGGTCAACGGCGCGGATTTCCCGCTCGCGACAAAGGGCGAGTACTTCTTTTGGTGTCATCATCGTCATATCCACAAATAGCTGAAATCAGCTTCTTCAGTTGTCTGCTGAATGACGGTCCGGTTAACATGGAGCCGGTTTCCGATTCAGCGTGTGGCTGTAATAAAGCAATTGTTATACCGAATATATCAATTCAAAGACATGGGTGCTTAAATCGTGTGCATCTCTAAGGTGATTCTGCGTGGTCTACCTAGAGGCAGCGTACTATCACATTGTTCTGCAATAAGTTAAGCGAATCTTTTGCCTGCTGTCCGTTTAGTCCATGATAGCTCGGCTCCATCAATTCTGTCATTGCTAAAGCGAATCACTCCTGAAAACTGCTTAAAAAATATGCAGGCCCTGTCCGTTCTATGAATCGACGTTTCACTATCCTGATTCACGACTTCCCCTTTCTGCACTGGGATTTGCTGGTGGAGGATGGGGAGACATTGCGTACCTGGCGATTGCACGAGGAACCGGATCAATCGCTGAAAATCGTCTGCGAGCCTCTGCCCGACCATCGCCTGATCTATCTCGACTATGAAGGTCCAGTGAGTCGAGATCGAGGCAACGTACAGCAATGGACTACCGGTCGGTGCGAACTGAGCGTACCCGCTGAGGGACGTATTGAGTTGGAATTGAGCAGTCCCCGCCTGACAGGGAAAATGTCGATTCGCCAGGAGAACGACGGCCGTTGGTGCTGTTATCCACCCGGAGCCGAATTGCCACCCGCTTCCGCTGAGGGGGCCGCCTCGGATTGAATGCGGTCGTCTTCCGAAGGAGAAGCGGCAGCCGGAATGTCGTCAGACTGGAAAGAGCGACTCCCTTTGATTTGCAATTGGCCCTCTTCAATACTTACCTCGTCGAGTTGCCAATTAAGTTCGGCCAGCTGGTCAAGCCGAACGGTGAGCAACGTTCCCGACTCCTCGTCGTTTTCACTCCATTCAATTCCGACGGGCAGTTCGTTCTGCTGGTGGCTTAACGTTTCTTCAATGATCTGCTGCCATGAGAAGGGGAGCAAGCCTGTCGTGATTTCCTCGATCCGAATCTGCACTTCGTCTTTCTGGACCGAGACCACCTTCAAAGGCGCGGTGACGACTCCCTGAAATTCGTTATGAGTGACTCGAAAGGCGAGTACAAATTCGCCGGCTTTAAGCTGAACTCGTGGCTCCGAAATTTCTTGTGGGAGATATATCTCAACCTGATCCTGAAATTCTGAAGAGGCCAGCCAACTGTTAGCTTCTACTTCGGAAAGAGTGAACTCCCACTCCGGTTTGGTTTCGATATCCTGTTGCAGGATCTCTCGTTTCTCTTCTACCTTCTTCAGGTTTTCCTGACGAACGGCGATGGGGATATCAATTCGTTTGGCGTACTCTCGGGGAGTTTGCATCGAGAGCCAGATTACCCCACCCATGCCTGCTGCAAGAAGCAGGAAGATGATTACCAGGAATTTAAAAATCCGTTTTGCGCTCATTACCCCTCCCGGGACTTCAGTTATTCATAGATGTTATTCGTTCGATGTTGGTGGCTGGCGACGTTCTTCCTGTTTTCCCTGTTGAT is part of the Polystyrenella longa genome and harbors:
- a CDS encoding DNA polymerase ligase N-terminal domain-containing protein, with the protein product MNRRFTILIHDFPFLHWDLLVEDGETLRTWRLHEEPDQSLKIVCEPLPDHRLIYLDYEGPVSRDRGNVQQWTTGRCELSVPAEGRIELELSSPRLTGKMSIRQENDGRWCCYPPGAELPPASAEGAASD
- the glnA gene encoding type I glutamate--ammonia ligase is translated as MTPKEVLALCREREIRAVDLRFMDFPGTQKHFTIPVKALTEESFEVGFGFDGSSMYGWQAINESDMLVVPEAGTAFVDPFMNRTLCLFCNIQDPITREDYDKDPRNVARKAEKYMQSTGLADTANFGPEAEFFVFDSVRFDQNEHESYYHVDSVEGQWNRGKAESVPNAGYRIRYKEGYFPVPPADTLQDLRTEIMLILMECGVDVEAQHHEVATAGQCEIDMKYRPLLETADNILKYKYIAKNVAVQHGKTATFMPKPLWNDNGSGLHLHLSLWKEGESLFAGSGYGGLSDMAVYAMGGILKHAPALLAFCCPTTNSYKRLIPGFEAPINLTYSYRNRSAAIRIPVHSPNPNNKRFEFRCPDPSANPYLAMSAVLMAALDGIQNKIDPGAPLDKDIYDLAAEELDTVAKVPRSLNASLEALREDHAFLLKGDVFTEDVIDTWIWYKSTREIEALRQRPHPWEFTAYYDI